The genomic interval GATTTGCATCTTGTCTTGGTATTGATCCAAGTGTTTTACAAATTACTTTCAAAGATGGAAAAGTAGTAGAAGTAATTCAGTATGAAGGATGATAACAAATGAATGCACAGCCTATAACACGGCATACACACATTCCAGCCGAGACCTTAACCATTCTCTATAATCTTTTTCGTTCAATAAAATTTAATGTTTTATTTTTGGCTTCCGGCCATGTGGCGGGAATGCGTGTATACCAAATCCGTTATGGCGCATTTAAAATATCACAAAAAATGACTAATTTTAGGCCATGAAAACAAAAGAAGCTTTCCATAAACTCATTGATACTATTGAAGATGAGGGTCTTTTAAATGAGTATTATAATCTTATAACTAGACTAAGCAACAGCCAAGAAGGGGAATTGTGGAATACCCTAACTAACGAACAAAAAGAGGAACTAATGCTTTCATATGAAGAAAGTAAAGATCCAAAGAATTTAATTTCTCATGAAGAAGTTATCGGCCAATTCAGCAAATGGCTAGAAAAATAATTTGGACAAAAAGGGCAACATCAAAATTAGGCTCTTTGACTGAGTATTTAAATCAGAAATGGAGTGAAAACGTTGCCAAACAGTTTATATTAAGAACATTTGAGCTTGTAGAACTCTTAAGCAAACAACCAAATATAGGACCGTTCCAAAATTCCGAAAAGAAAATCAGAGGAATTCTAATTTCTAAACACAATAGACTATTTTATCGAACAACTTCGCATAAAATCATAATACTAAATATTTTTGACACAAGATCTAATCCTAAAAAACAAGCATAAAATGAAAACGCGCCATAACATGGCATAGACTCTACACCGCCAAGCATCTAAAATCATTCTCTTTTAATTTTTTTGGCA from Saprospiraceae bacterium carries:
- a CDS encoding type II toxin-antitoxin system RelE/ParE family toxin — protein: MARKIIWTKRATSKLGSLTEYLNQKWSENVAKQFILRTFELVELLSKQPNIGPFQNSEKKIRGILISKHNRLFYRTTSHKIIILNIFDTRSNPKKQA